From one Drosophila subpulchrella strain 33 F10 #4 breed RU33 chromosome 3L, RU_Dsub_v1.1 Primary Assembly, whole genome shotgun sequence genomic stretch:
- the LOC119553279 gene encoding protein alan shepard isoform X15 yields the protein MGPNGTVQNQNQQGGEQLSKTNLYIRGLQQGTTDKDLVNMCAQYGTIISTKAILDKTTNKCKGYGFVDFEQPAFAECAVKGLQGKGVQAQMAKVGIWVLHRPAIQQEQDPTNLYIANLPPHFKETDLEAMLSKYGQVVSTRILRDQQMNSKGVGFARMESREKCEQIIQMFNGNTIPGAKDPLLVKFADGGPKKKNLFKTPDPNARAWRDVSAEGIPVAYDPSMQQNGVSVNVGTPIGVPYSRFSAPQVGGYPVAGSQWIPGYMMTQPITQVDDQYMQMAAAPQLGVTSYKPEAVNQVQPRGISMMVSGDTGVPYGTMMPQLATLQIGNSNFSPSLQYISPTYPYYAPPPTIIPTMPMTDSEQASTAASPDEAYTQYPHQAAPK from the exons ATGGGTCCCAACGGCACGGTACAGAATCAAAACCAACAGGGCGGCGAGCAGTTGTCCAAGACAAATCTCTACATTCGCGGACTGCAGCAGGGCACAACCGACAAGGATCTAGTTAATATGTGTGCACA ATACGGAACAATTATATCAACCAAGGCTATTTTAGataaaacaacaaacaaatgtAAAG GTTACGGCTTCGTCGACTTCGAGCAGCCAGCCTTCGCCGAGTGCGCCGTAAAAGGATTGCAGGGGAAGGGCGTGCAAGCTCAGATGGCCAAAGTGGGTATCTGGGTGCTTCATAGGCCGGCCATT CAACAGGAACAGGATCCCACAAATTTGTATATTGCAAATTTGCCGCCCCACTTCAAAGAAACTGATCTGGAGGCAATGCTATCGAAATACGGACAAGTTGTTTCGACCAGAATATTGCGTGATCAGCAGATGAACTCCAAGG GCGTTGGCTTTGCCCGCATGGAGAGTCGCGAGAAGTGCGAGCAAATCATTCAGATGTTCAATGGTAACACAATACCGGGTGCCAAAGATCCCCTGCTGGTTAAGTTCGCCGATGGCGGACCCAAAAAGAAGAATCTCTTCAAGACTCCCGATCCGAATGCGCGTGCGTGGCGCGACGTCTCCGCGGAGGGGATTCCCGTGGCCTACGATCCCTCGATGCAGCAGAATGGCGTTAGCGTGAACGTGGGCACACCCATCGGAGTGCCCTACTCCCGATTCAGCGCCCCCCAGGTGGGTGGCTATCCAGTGGCCGGCTCCCAGTGGATACCCGGTTACATGATGACCCAGCCGATCACTCAGGTAGATGATCAG TACATGCAGATGGCAGCCGCCCCACAGCTGGGTGTGACCTCATACAAACCGGAGGCAGTGAACCAGGTGCAGCCCCGTGGCATCTCGATGATGGTTAGCGGCGATACGGGCGTGCCATATGGAACGATGATGCCCCAGTTGGCCACCCTGCAGATTGGCAACTCT AACTTTTCTCCATCGTTACAGTATATTAGTCCAACTTATCCATATTATGCACCACCACCAACTATTATACCAACAATGCCAATGACAGATTCCGAACAGGCTAGCACAGCTGCATCACCAGACGAGGCATACACACAGTATCCACATCAAGCCGCTCCCAAATAG